A region of Candidatus Izemoplasmatales bacterium DNA encodes the following proteins:
- a CDS encoding HigA family addiction module antitoxin — MKNEKRRPAYHPGSYVEDAIDALGMTRHECAARLDMSDKDLSELIGGDRGLNAETARKLGAFFGTKPDVWVRLQNQYEMYVAEQAEEYGIESDRPFLDMLDYGYFRDLGIVPEAKGWKDRILRLREALRVVRLETLAKHDLLTLCRQSTPKEGPETIVPRNAWITIGLDLAARKVTPAFESAKLDEATRALRRLTVADDGVDHAAIEAILSPCGIAYVPLPDLAKANVNGVVKWIAGDRPSLLVNDRGKYMDIFWFSLFHELGHVRQMKRRVMIVDGQDEELERDADAFARDTLIPATAYAEFLRAGSISEAAVVAFADAIGIAPGIVVGRLQKEGRLPYSHLNGLRRKTSWKSSEPRTPMND; from the coding sequence ATGAAGAATGAAAAAAGAAGACCTGCCTACCACCCGGGTTCCTATGTGGAGGACGCGATCGACGCCCTCGGAATGACGCGACACGAGTGCGCGGCGCGGCTCGACATGTCGGACAAGGACCTGAGCGAGCTGATCGGCGGCGATCGGGGACTGAACGCCGAGACGGCGCGCAAACTCGGCGCCTTCTTCGGCACGAAGCCGGACGTCTGGGTGCGGCTGCAGAACCAATATGAGATGTACGTCGCGGAACAGGCGGAGGAATACGGCATCGAATCCGACCGTCCCTTTCTCGACATGCTCGACTACGGATATTTCCGGGATCTCGGCATCGTACCTGAGGCGAAAGGCTGGAAAGATAGGATCCTGCGGCTTCGCGAAGCGCTCCGGGTCGTACGGCTCGAAACGCTCGCCAAACATGACCTTCTTACGTTATGCCGCCAATCGACGCCGAAGGAGGGACCCGAAACCATCGTGCCGCGCAACGCCTGGATCACGATCGGGCTCGATCTGGCGGCGCGCAAGGTCACGCCTGCGTTCGAATCCGCCAAGCTGGACGAGGCGACGAGGGCATTGCGTCGGTTGACGGTCGCCGACGATGGCGTCGACCACGCGGCCATCGAGGCGATCCTCTCTCCTTGCGGGATCGCCTACGTTCCGCTGCCGGATCTCGCGAAAGCGAACGTCAACGGCGTCGTCAAGTGGATCGCCGGCGATCGACCTTCCCTGCTCGTCAACGACCGGGGCAAATACATGGACATCTTCTGGTTCTCCCTCTTCCATGAGCTCGGGCACGTGCGGCAGATGAAGAGACGGGTGATGATCGTCGACGGACAGGATGAAGAACTCGAACGGGATGCGGACGCGTTCGCCCGCGACACCCTGATCCCCGCGACCGCCTACGCGGAGTTCCTTCGCGCCGGATCCATCTCCGAAGCCGCGGTCGTCGCCTTCGCCGATGCGATCGGCATCGCTCCCGGCATCGTCGTCGGCAGGCTCCAGAAGGAAGGACGTCTGCCGTACTCGCATCTGAACGGGTTACGCAGGAAGACCTCTTGGAAGTCGTCGGAACCAAGGACACCGATGAACGATTGA
- a CDS encoding crosslink repair DNA glycosylase YcaQ family protein: MEPNLFTKAEARRFILLKQGLLGPTRYVGKQGVLDYVRAAGCIQFDPVDVCGMNADLVLQARVKGYRKEHLQELLYKDRLLYDHFDKQMSVIPTEDYPAFFRNRRHIRQWGRVSETIDAVAPKIRDLSAGKESFSTKSFDLGRADWYWGETSLSRATLEAMYYSGELLIHHKEGKIRHFAPAENLIPKALLDAPDPHPDEASYHAWRVLRRVGAVGLLWDKGPEAYLMIGGLTAAKRREAFARLLEEGSVVPASVEGLKDAFYLKTEDLPLATLAKEERRYPKKATLVAPLDAMIWDRNLIRAIFGFDYVWEIYTPPGKMKYAHYALPLLYGETFVGRVELRTLRKEDVLSVKNVWLEDGFKPTQAFQTALTSCFERFAAFSGLSAVRIEEH; the protein is encoded by the coding sequence ATGGAACCGAACCTCTTCACGAAGGCGGAAGCCCGCCGCTTCATCCTGCTCAAACAGGGACTGCTCGGTCCCACGCGGTACGTAGGAAAACAGGGCGTCCTCGACTACGTCAGGGCTGCCGGATGCATCCAGTTCGATCCCGTCGACGTCTGCGGGATGAACGCCGACCTGGTCCTCCAGGCGCGCGTCAAAGGCTACCGGAAGGAACACCTCCAGGAGCTGCTTTATAAGGATCGCCTCCTCTACGACCATTTCGACAAGCAGATGTCGGTGATCCCGACCGAAGACTACCCGGCCTTCTTTCGGAACCGCAGGCATATCCGCCAGTGGGGGCGCGTGAGCGAGACGATCGACGCCGTCGCGCCGAAGATCCGCGACCTTTCCGCCGGGAAGGAATCCTTCTCGACCAAGTCCTTCGACCTCGGGCGGGCGGACTGGTACTGGGGCGAGACCTCGCTCTCGCGGGCCACGCTCGAGGCGATGTACTATTCCGGTGAACTGCTGATCCATCACAAGGAAGGCAAGATCCGCCACTTCGCCCCGGCGGAGAACCTGATTCCGAAGGCCCTCCTCGACGCCCCCGACCCGCATCCGGACGAGGCGTCCTACCACGCCTGGCGGGTGCTCCGCCGCGTCGGCGCCGTCGGCCTCCTCTGGGACAAGGGTCCCGAGGCCTATCTGATGATCGGCGGCCTCACCGCCGCGAAGCGGAGGGAAGCCTTCGCCCGGCTTCTGGAAGAGGGGTCCGTCGTTCCCGCTTCCGTGGAGGGACTCAAGGATGCGTTCTATCTGAAGACGGAAGACCTGCCGCTCGCGACCCTCGCGAAGGAGGAACGACGCTATCCGAAGAAGGCGACCCTGGTCGCCCCGCTCGACGCGATGATCTGGGACCGGAATCTGATCCGCGCGATCTTCGGCTTCGACTACGTCTGGGAGATCTACACGCCGCCGGGAAAGATGAAGTACGCCCATTACGCCCTCCCGCTCCTCTACGGCGAAACCTTCGTCGGGCGGGTGGAACTGCGCACCCTCCGCAAGGAGGACGTCCTTTCCGTGAAGAACGTCTGGCTCGAGGACGGATTCAAGCCGACGCAGGCGTTTCAGACGGCGCTAACGTCCTGTTTCGAACGCTTCGCGGCCTTCTCCGGACTGTCGGCCGTCCGGATCGAAGAGCACTAG
- a CDS encoding aminotransferase class I/II-fold pyridoxal phosphate-dependent enzyme — protein FHLHGRVDFAIGTLSKAVGVVGGYCCSKKNVKEWLLHRGRPLLFSTAIPPASVAAAIESIRILSTSTEATDRLWENARYFKAGMTALGFDIGRSETPITPVMIGDEAKTMAFSKKLLEAGVFVSGIVFPTVPKGKGRLRAMISAAHTKEDLDFALEAFRQVGKELSVI, from the coding sequence TTCCACCTCCACGGACGCGTCGACTTCGCGATCGGCACGCTCTCGAAGGCCGTCGGCGTCGTCGGCGGCTACTGCTGTTCGAAGAAGAACGTCAAGGAATGGCTCCTCCACCGGGGCCGCCCGCTGCTCTTCTCGACGGCGATCCCGCCGGCCTCGGTAGCCGCCGCGATCGAGTCGATCCGGATCCTGTCGACCTCGACCGAGGCGACGGACAGGCTCTGGGAGAACGCACGCTACTTCAAGGCCGGAATGACCGCCCTCGGCTTCGACATCGGCCGTTCGGAGACCCCGATCACGCCCGTGATGATCGGCGACGAGGCGAAGACGATGGCGTTCTCGAAGAAGCTCCTCGAGGCCGGCGTGTTCGTCTCCGGGATCGTCTTCCCGACGGTGCCGAAGGGCAAGGGACGCCTGCGCGCGATGATCTCGGCCGCGCATACGAAGGAGGACCTCGACTTCGCGCTCGAGGCTTTCCGCCAGGTCGGGAAGGAACTCTCCGTCATCTGA
- a CDS encoding class I SAM-dependent methyltransferase, translated as MDLYRDFSDHYDLIFPVDRPTVAFLSKSFRKGRVLDLGCATGGHVLALRALGYRADGIDLDERMVDIARKKALQAGSPATFGASDIRSLSSVSLYEGVYCIGNTLVHLSSEAEIGVMIRRMYSSLVDGGSAVVQIVNYDRILDQRITALPPIKNQGRTFTRNYVLEDGRVRFQTRLTYEDQVYEADTPLFPLRARSLERMMRDAGFTNVVLYGGFDGRPFDPATSFALIAKGTK; from the coding sequence ATGGACCTGTACCGCGACTTCTCCGACCACTACGATCTCATCTTCCCCGTCGACCGCCCGACGGTCGCCTTCCTTTCGAAGAGTTTCCGCAAGGGGCGCGTCCTCGACCTCGGCTGCGCCACCGGCGGACACGTCCTCGCGCTCCGCGCCCTCGGCTACCGCGCCGACGGGATCGACCTCGACGAACGCATGGTCGACATCGCGAGGAAGAAGGCGCTTCAGGCGGGATCGCCCGCGACCTTCGGCGCATCCGACATCCGCTCGCTCTCGTCGGTCTCCCTCTACGAGGGCGTCTACTGCATCGGGAACACCCTCGTCCATCTCTCCTCCGAAGCCGAGATCGGCGTGATGATCCGGCGGATGTATTCATCCCTCGTCGACGGCGGATCCGCCGTCGTCCAGATCGTGAACTACGACCGCATCCTCGATCAAAGGATCACCGCCCTCCCGCCGATCAAAAACCAGGGACGCACGTTCACCCGGAACTACGTCCTCGAGGACGGCCGCGTCCGTTTTCAAACGCGTCTCACCTATGAAGACCAGGTCTACGAGGCGGACACGCCGCTCTTCCCGCTGCGCGCGCGTTCCCTCGAACGCATGATGAGGGACGCGGGCTTCACGAACGTCGTCCTGTACGGCGGCTTCGACGGCCGGCCGTTCGATCCGGCGACGTCGTTCGCACTGATCGCGAAAGGAACGAAATGA
- a CDS encoding Pr6Pr family membrane protein: MDNRSIRITYRILLILGSTLGVWLLIRETEDVTASFSYFTTQSNVLCVLLFGWLVVRDLMKKDGEPAWLPLLKGQTTVGIVLTGIVFNVMLRPFIGDGGSYDPTSLKDFLVHVSTPVLSLLDYFLFDRKGRFTVFQPLYWTAFPILYWVYTIVYAALGGTFWLSEDAVSAYPYFFMDVSTYGPLPIVVVALFVVLIGYGLFWTDRGLARRAEAKR, encoded by the coding sequence ATGGACAACAGAAGCATCCGGATCACCTACCGCATCCTCCTCATCCTCGGCTCCACGCTCGGCGTCTGGCTCCTGATCCGGGAGACCGAAGACGTGACGGCTTCGTTTTCCTATTTCACGACGCAGTCGAACGTCCTCTGCGTCCTCCTGTTCGGTTGGCTCGTCGTCCGCGACCTCATGAAGAAGGACGGCGAACCGGCATGGCTTCCCCTCCTCAAGGGGCAGACGACCGTCGGGATCGTCCTCACCGGAATCGTGTTCAACGTCATGCTCCGTCCGTTCATCGGCGACGGGGGGTCGTACGACCCGACGTCGCTCAAGGACTTCCTCGTGCACGTATCGACGCCGGTCCTTTCGCTTCTCGACTATTTCCTCTTCGACCGCAAGGGGCGGTTCACGGTCTTCCAGCCGCTGTACTGGACGGCGTTTCCGATCCTGTACTGGGTCTACACGATCGTCTACGCCGCGCTCGGCGGGACCTTCTGGCTGAGCGAGGACGCCGTCTCGGCGTATCCGTACTTCTTCATGGACGTGTCGACCTACGGACCGCTTCCGATCGTCGTCGTCGCGCTGTTCGTGGTCCTGATCGGCTACGGGCTCTTCTGGACCGACCGGGGACTCGCCCGCCGGGCGGAGGCGAAGCGATGA
- a CDS encoding GNAT family N-acetyltransferase → MIPSSPVPLEKENYRGVKLPVSYATTGAFRVAVDATEDAASFRMTLTPFDEPRLKEYEMELYPPYFGNVEAYGIFDGEILAGCVEIAEETWSRRLRITELWVEEHRRLRGLGGTLLEFAKMKAVEKGCRLAILETQTCNLAAIALYRKHGFTFIGLDTTCYTDADVENDEVRVEMGWKTGVAG, encoded by the coding sequence ATGATTCCCTCATCGCCCGTCCCGCTCGAGAAGGAGAACTACCGCGGCGTGAAGCTGCCGGTGTCGTACGCGACGACCGGTGCCTTCAGGGTTGCGGTCGACGCGACGGAGGATGCGGCGTCGTTCCGAATGACTTTGACACCGTTCGACGAACCCCGGCTCAAGGAATACGAGATGGAACTCTATCCGCCGTACTTCGGGAACGTCGAAGCCTATGGGATCTTCGACGGCGAGATTCTCGCCGGCTGCGTGGAAATCGCCGAAGAGACCTGGAGCCGGCGCCTCCGGATCACCGAACTCTGGGTCGAGGAACATCGCAGGCTTCGGGGACTCGGCGGAACCCTGCTCGAGTTCGCGAAGATGAAGGCCGTCGAGAAGGGCTGCCGTCTGGCGATCCTCGAGACGCAGACGTGCAACCTCGCGGCGATCGCGCTCTACCGGAAGCACGGCTTCACGTTCATCGGACTCGATACGACGTGCTATACGGACGCGGACGTCGAAAACGACGAGGTCCGCGTCGAGATGGGCTGGAAGACGGGGGTGGCGGGATGA